From one Mycobacterium colombiense CECT 3035 genomic stretch:
- a CDS encoding UDP-N-acetylmuramate dehydrogenase — protein MNSSGAGSEFAGAAVADAAPLAPLTTLRVGPTARRLITCTTSEQVIATLRQLDAETAGGQRDSVLIFAGGSNLVISDALTGLTAVRLANAGVSVEGNLVRAQAGAVWDDVVVTAIEHGLGGLECLSGIPGSAGATPVQNVGAYGAEVSDTITRVRVLDRRSGEVRWMPGGQLGFGYRTSVFKRGGDGLEIPSVVLEVEFALDASGRSAPLRYGELAAALNVAPGERADPQAVREAVLALRARKGMVLDPADHDTWSVGSFFTNPVVAPDVYQRLAASVDGPVPNYPAPDGVKLAAGWLVEHAGFGKGYPDDANARCRLSTKHALALTNRGGAGSDDVIALARAVRDGVRAVFGITLVPEPVLLGCRL, from the coding sequence ATGAATTCCAGCGGAGCCGGTTCGGAGTTCGCCGGTGCGGCGGTGGCCGACGCGGCGCCCCTGGCGCCCCTGACCACGCTGCGGGTCGGCCCCACCGCACGCCGCCTGATCACCTGCACCACCAGCGAACAGGTGATCGCGACCCTGCGCCAGCTGGACGCGGAAACGGCTGGCGGGCAACGCGACTCGGTGCTGATCTTCGCCGGCGGCTCCAACCTGGTGATCTCCGACGCCCTGACCGGCCTGACCGCGGTGCGGCTGGCCAACGCCGGCGTCAGCGTCGAAGGCAACCTGGTCCGGGCCCAGGCGGGCGCGGTGTGGGACGACGTCGTGGTGACCGCCATCGAGCATGGCCTCGGCGGGCTGGAATGCCTGTCCGGCATCCCCGGGTCGGCCGGGGCCACCCCGGTGCAGAACGTCGGGGCCTACGGCGCCGAGGTCTCCGACACCATCACTCGGGTGCGGGTGCTGGATCGCCGCAGCGGCGAGGTGCGCTGGATGCCGGGCGGCCAGCTGGGCTTCGGCTATCGCACCAGCGTGTTCAAACGCGGCGGCGACGGGCTCGAAATCCCTTCTGTCGTCTTGGAAGTGGAGTTCGCGCTGGACGCGTCCGGGCGCAGCGCGCCGTTGCGCTACGGCGAGCTGGCGGCCGCGCTGAACGTGGCCCCCGGCGAGCGCGCCGACCCGCAGGCCGTCCGCGAGGCCGTGCTGGCGCTGCGGGCGCGCAAGGGCATGGTGCTCGACCCGGCCGACCACGACACCTGGAGCGTGGGTTCTTTCTTCACCAACCCGGTGGTCGCCCCGGACGTCTACCAGCGGCTGGCCGCATCCGTCGACGGGCCGGTCCCGAACTACCCGGCGCCCGACGGGGTCAAGCTGGCCGCCGGCTGGCTCGTGGAGCACGCGGGCTTCGGCAAGGGATATCCGGACGACGCGAACGCCCGGTGCCGGTTGTCCACCAAGCACGCGCTGGCCCTGACCAACCGCGGCGGAGCCGGCTCTGACGACGTGATTGCGCTGGCCCGCGCCGTCCGCGACGGGGTGCGGGCTGTGTTTGGCATCACACTGGTCCCCGAACCCGTCCTGCTCGGCTGCAGGCTGTAG
- a CDS encoding L,D-transpeptidase, protein MCGGRTARFSPVSLIFVTPSHAPRPFNRRAALATLGLGVLAPNVLAACGGTTAKQAEKKEQPAPQLKYQPANATENVVPVAPVSVEVSDGWFQHVALTNSSGKAVAGAFNSDRTVYTTTEPLGYDQTYTWNGSAVGHDGKAVPVAGKFTTVAPTKKIGGAFQLADGQTVGVAAPIIIQFDAPISDKAAVEKALTVTTNPPVEGSWAWLPDEAAGARVHYRTREYYPAGTTVNVDAKLYGLPFGDSSYGAEDISLNIQIGRRQVVKAEVSSHRIQVIRDEGVIMDFPCSYGEADKARNVTRNGIHVVSEKYADFYMSNPAAGYSHVHERWAVRISNNGEFIHANPASAGAQGNTNVTNGCINLSTGDAEQYFQSAMYGDPVEVTGSTIQLSYSDGDIWDWAVDWDTWVAMSALPPPTARPPSTQIPVTAPVTPSNAPTLSGTPTTTTSPASTGPATPGG, encoded by the coding sequence ATTTGCGGTGGCCGGACCGCCCGATTTTCCCCGGTATCTTTGATTTTCGTGACCCCGTCCCACGCCCCGCGGCCGTTCAACCGGCGCGCGGCTTTGGCGACCCTCGGACTGGGTGTGCTCGCCCCCAACGTACTGGCCGCTTGCGGGGGCACGACCGCCAAGCAGGCCGAGAAGAAAGAGCAGCCCGCACCGCAGCTCAAGTACCAGCCCGCCAACGCGACCGAGAACGTGGTGCCGGTCGCCCCGGTCAGCGTCGAGGTGAGCGACGGCTGGTTCCAGCACGTCGCGCTGACGAACTCGTCGGGCAAGGCCGTCGCGGGCGCCTTCAACTCCGACCGCACCGTCTACACGACCACCGAGCCGCTGGGCTACGACCAGACCTACACGTGGAACGGCTCGGCCGTCGGGCACGACGGCAAGGCGGTCCCGGTGGCGGGCAAGTTCACCACCGTTGCGCCCACCAAGAAGATCGGCGGGGCCTTCCAGCTCGCCGACGGCCAGACCGTCGGGGTTGCGGCGCCGATCATCATCCAGTTCGACGCGCCGATCAGCGACAAGGCCGCCGTCGAAAAGGCGCTCACCGTCACCACCAACCCACCCGTCGAGGGCAGCTGGGCCTGGCTGCCCGACGAGGCCGCCGGCGCCCGCGTGCACTACCGGACCCGCGAGTACTACCCGGCCGGCACCACGGTCAACGTCGACGCCAAGCTGTACGGCCTGCCGTTCGGCGACAGCTCCTACGGCGCCGAGGACATCTCGCTGAACATCCAGATCGGCCGCCGGCAGGTGGTCAAGGCCGAGGTCTCGTCGCACCGCATCCAGGTGATCCGCGACGAGGGCGTCATCATGGACTTCCCGTGCAGCTACGGCGAGGCGGACAAGGCGCGCAACGTCACCCGCAACGGCATCCACGTGGTCAGCGAGAAGTACGCCGACTTCTACATGTCCAACCCGGCCGCCGGCTACAGCCACGTGCACGAACGCTGGGCGGTGCGGATCTCCAACAACGGCGAGTTCATCCACGCCAACCCGGCCAGCGCCGGCGCGCAGGGCAACACCAACGTCACCAACGGGTGCATCAACCTGTCCACCGGCGACGCCGAGCAGTACTTCCAGTCGGCGATGTACGGCGACCCGGTCGAGGTGACCGGCAGCACGATCCAGCTGTCCTACTCCGACGGCGACATCTGGGACTGGGCCGTGGACTGGGACACCTGGGTGGCCATGTCCGCGCTGCCGCCCCCGACCGCGCGCCCGCCGTCAACGCAGATCCCGGTGACCGCGCCGGTCACGCCGTCCAACGCGCCGACCCTGTCGGGCACCCCGACCACGACGACGTCACCGGCCAGCACCGGCCCCGCTACCCCTGGCGGTTAA
- a CDS encoding SDR family NAD(P)-dependent oxidoreductase, which yields MVKTGRNKRVAVITGASSGIGAATARNLAAQGFHVVAVARRADRIEALASEIGGTAIVADVTDGASVETLASKLERVDVLVNNAGGARGLAPVAEAELEHWQWMWETNVIGTLRVTRALLPKLIESGDGLIVTVTSVAALEVYDGGAGYTAAKHAQGAMHRTLRGELLGKPVRLTEIAPGAVETEFSLVRFDGDQERADAVYTGITPLVADDVAEVIGFVASRPSHVDLDLIVMKPRDQATTSRFNRQG from the coding sequence ATGGTTAAAACTGGCAGGAATAAACGAGTCGCAGTAATCACCGGGGCCAGCTCGGGGATCGGCGCAGCAACCGCCCGCAACCTCGCTGCGCAGGGCTTTCATGTCGTCGCGGTGGCGCGCCGGGCGGACCGGATTGAGGCCCTGGCCAGTGAAATCGGCGGTACCGCCATTGTGGCCGATGTCACAGACGGGGCCTCGGTCGAAACATTGGCGAGCAAATTGGAACGCGTCGACGTGCTGGTCAACAACGCCGGCGGCGCCCGGGGTTTGGCGCCGGTCGCCGAGGCCGAGCTGGAGCACTGGCAGTGGATGTGGGAGACCAACGTGATCGGCACGCTGCGGGTCACGCGTGCGCTGCTGCCCAAGCTGATCGAGTCGGGCGACGGGTTGATTGTCACCGTCACTTCCGTTGCGGCACTTGAGGTTTACGACGGCGGCGCCGGATACACGGCCGCCAAACACGCCCAGGGGGCGATGCATCGCACGCTGCGCGGAGAGCTACTGGGCAAGCCGGTCCGGCTCACCGAGATCGCCCCGGGCGCGGTCGAAACGGAATTCTCGCTGGTCCGCTTCGACGGCGACCAGGAACGCGCGGACGCCGTCTACACCGGCATCACACCGCTGGTGGCCGACGACGTGGCCGAGGTGATCGGGTTTGTGGCTTCGCGGCCGTCGCACGTCGATCTGGACTTGATCGTGATGAAGCCGCGCGACCAGGCCACCACCTCCCGGTTTAACCGCCAGGGGTAG
- a CDS encoding ROK family transcriptional regulator produces MPGQKGHRSVRRQIVPPALNIPDSAAASVFRAVRLRGPVGRDVIAGVTSLSIATVNRQVIALLEAGLLRERADLAVSGAIGRPRVPVEVNHEPFVTLGIHIGARTTSIVATDLFGRTLDTVETPTPRNPAGPALATLADSARRYLRRWHRRRPLWVGVAIGGTVDGATGQVDHPRLGWRQAPVGPVLADALGLPVSVASHVDAMAGAELLLGMRRFLPSSPTSLYVYARETVGYALVIGGRVHVPTSGPGTIATLPAHSELLGGTGQLESTVSDEAVVAVARQQRILPFAPANRPNGSATGISELLRVARAGNQQAKDLLAERGRVLGEAVALLRDMLNPDELVVGGQAFTEYPEAMEQVEAAFVERSVLGPRDIRLTAFGNRVQEAGAGTVSLSGLYADPLGAMRRAGALDARLHDVSSDESSA; encoded by the coding sequence CTGCCTGGTCAAAAAGGCCACCGCTCGGTGCGCCGGCAGATCGTGCCGCCGGCGCTGAACATCCCCGACTCGGCGGCCGCCTCCGTCTTCCGGGCCGTCCGGCTGCGCGGCCCCGTCGGCCGTGACGTCATCGCCGGCGTCACCTCGCTGAGCATCGCCACGGTCAACCGCCAAGTCATCGCGCTGCTGGAAGCGGGGCTGCTGCGCGAGCGCGCCGACCTGGCCGTCTCCGGAGCGATCGGGCGCCCGCGCGTGCCGGTGGAGGTCAACCACGAGCCGTTCGTGACGCTGGGCATCCACATCGGGGCGCGGACCACCAGCATCGTGGCGACCGACCTGTTCGGCCGCACCCTCGACACGGTCGAGACCCCGACACCGCGCAACCCGGCCGGCCCCGCGCTGGCGACGCTGGCCGACAGCGCCCGCCGCTACCTGCGGCGTTGGCACCGGCGGCGGCCGCTGTGGGTCGGGGTCGCCATCGGTGGCACCGTCGACGGCGCCACCGGCCAGGTGGACCACCCGCGGCTGGGCTGGCGTCAGGCGCCCGTCGGGCCGGTGCTGGCCGACGCGCTGGGCCTGCCCGTCTCGGTGGCCTCGCACGTCGACGCGATGGCCGGCGCCGAGCTGCTGCTGGGCATGCGGCGCTTCCTGCCCAGCTCGCCGACAAGCCTGTACGTCTACGCCCGCGAGACCGTCGGCTACGCGCTGGTGATCGGTGGCCGGGTGCACGTCCCCACCAGCGGACCGGGCACCATCGCGACCCTGCCGGCCCACTCCGAGCTGCTCGGCGGCACCGGTCAGCTGGAGTCGACCGTCAGCGACGAGGCCGTCGTGGCCGTCGCCCGCCAGCAACGCATCCTGCCGTTCGCCCCGGCCAACCGCCCGAACGGCTCGGCCACCGGCATCTCCGAACTGCTGCGGGTGGCACGCGCCGGCAACCAGCAGGCCAAGGACCTGCTCGCCGAGCGGGGCCGCGTGCTCGGCGAGGCGGTGGCGTTGCTGCGCGACATGCTGAACCCGGACGAGCTGGTGGTCGGCGGCCAGGCCTTCACCGAGTACCCCGAGGCGATGGAGCAGGTGGAGGCCGCCTTCGTCGAACGCTCCGTGCTGGGACCCCGCGACATCCGCCTCACCGCCTTCGGCAACCGGGTGCAGGAGGCCGGCGCGGGAACCGTCTCGCTGTCCGGGCTGTACGCCGATCCGCTGGGGGCGATGCGCCGCGCCGGGGCGCTGGATGCCCGGCTGCACGACGTGTCTAGCGACGAGTCGTCCGCCTGA
- the mshA gene encoding D-inositol-3-phosphate glycosyltransferase, whose protein sequence is MRHDEVFRLNEPRRVAVLAVHTSPLAQPGTGDAGGMNVYVLQTALHLARRGIEVEIFTRATASADPPVARVAPGVLVRNVVAGPFEGLDKYDLPTQLCAFAAGVLRAEASHEPGYYDIVHSHYWLSGQVGWLARDRWAVPLVHTAHTLAAVKNAALAEGDSPEPPLRTVGEQQVVDEADRLIVNTDDEARQLISIHHADPARIDVVHPGVDLDVFRPGDRRAARAALGLPLDEDVVAFVGRIQPLKAPDIVLRAAARLPGVRIVVAGGPSGSGLASPDGLVRLADELGITERVTFLPPQSRPNLATLFQAANLVAVPSYSESFGLVALEAQACGTPVAAAAVGGLPVAVRDGVTGTLVAGHDVGQWADALGRLLRLPEPQAEEMGRAAAAHAATFSWDHTTDALLASYRRAIREYTAERRGVGA, encoded by the coding sequence GTGCGGCACGATGAGGTTTTCCGGCTGAATGAACCGCGCCGGGTCGCCGTGTTGGCGGTCCACACCTCACCACTGGCCCAGCCTGGCACCGGCGACGCGGGCGGCATGAACGTCTACGTGCTGCAGACGGCGCTGCACCTGGCGCGGCGCGGCATCGAGGTGGAGATCTTCACGCGGGCGACCGCCTCGGCCGACCCGCCGGTCGCCCGGGTGGCGCCCGGGGTGCTGGTCCGCAACGTCGTGGCGGGCCCGTTCGAGGGCCTGGACAAATACGACCTGCCCACCCAGCTGTGCGCGTTCGCCGCCGGGGTGCTGCGTGCCGAGGCATCACACGAGCCCGGCTACTACGACATCGTGCACTCGCACTACTGGCTGTCCGGGCAGGTCGGTTGGCTGGCGCGGGACCGCTGGGCGGTGCCGTTGGTGCACACCGCCCACACGCTCGCCGCTGTCAAGAACGCGGCGCTGGCCGAGGGGGATTCGCCCGAGCCGCCGCTGCGCACGGTCGGCGAGCAGCAGGTCGTCGACGAGGCGGACCGGCTGATCGTCAACACCGACGACGAAGCCAGGCAACTGATCTCGATTCACCACGCCGATCCGGCGAGGATCGACGTCGTGCACCCCGGAGTGGATCTCGACGTGTTCCGCCCCGGTGACCGCAGGGCCGCCCGGGCCGCGCTGGGGCTGCCGCTCGACGAAGACGTCGTGGCGTTCGTCGGCCGGATCCAGCCGCTGAAGGCGCCCGACATCGTGCTGCGGGCCGCCGCGCGACTGCCCGGCGTGCGCATCGTGGTGGCCGGCGGCCCCTCGGGCAGCGGCCTGGCCTCCCCGGACGGATTGGTGCGGCTGGCCGACGAACTCGGTATCACCGAGCGCGTGACGTTCTTGCCCCCGCAGTCGCGCCCGAACCTGGCGACGCTCTTTCAGGCGGCCAATCTGGTTGCGGTGCCCAGTTATTCGGAGTCGTTCGGTCTGGTCGCCCTCGAGGCTCAGGCCTGCGGAACGCCGGTGGCCGCGGCCGCGGTCGGCGGGCTGCCGGTGGCCGTGCGGGATGGGGTGACCGGCACACTGGTGGCCGGGCACGACGTCGGGCAGTGGGCGGACGCGCTGGGCCGGCTGCTGCGGTTGCCCGAGCCGCAAGCCGAGGAGATGGGTCGCGCGGCCGCAGCGCATGCCGCCACGTTCTCCTGGGACCACACCACCGACGCGCTGCTGGCCAGCTATCGGCGCGCGATCCGTGAATACACCGCCGAGCGCCGGGGGGTGGGCGCATGA
- a CDS encoding YbjN domain-containing protein yields the protein MSASTVERVIEDALQASGLNYSKHAGAHGGLSGLVVELPGERKLKTNTILSVGEHSVRVEAFVCRKPDENHEGVYRFLLKRNRRLYGVAYTLDNVGDIYLVGRMSLASVDADELDRVLGQVLEAVDSDFNTLLELGFRSSIQKEWDWRVSRGESLKNLEAFAHLIDDDDDDG from the coding sequence ATGAGCGCCTCTACCGTCGAGCGGGTCATCGAGGATGCCCTCCAGGCCAGCGGGCTGAACTACTCCAAACATGCTGGCGCACATGGTGGTTTGTCGGGGCTGGTGGTGGAACTGCCCGGCGAGCGCAAGCTCAAGACCAACACCATCCTGAGCGTCGGCGAGCATTCGGTGCGCGTCGAGGCGTTCGTGTGCCGCAAGCCCGACGAGAACCACGAGGGCGTCTACCGCTTCCTGCTCAAGCGCAACCGCCGCCTCTACGGCGTGGCCTACACGCTGGACAACGTCGGCGACATCTATCTGGTGGGCCGCATGTCGCTGGCGTCGGTGGACGCCGACGAACTCGACCGGGTGCTCGGGCAGGTGCTCGAAGCGGTGGATTCGGACTTCAATACGTTGCTGGAGTTGGGTTTTCGTTCGTCGATCCAGAAAGAGTGGGACTGGCGGGTGTCGCGTGGCGAGTCGCTGAAGAACCTGGAGGCGTTCGCCCACCTGATCGACGACGATGACGACGATGGTTAG
- a CDS encoding phosphoglyceromutase, translating to MGDTATLVLLRHGESEWNSLNLFTGWVDVGLTEKGRTEAVRSGELLTESNLLPDIVYTSLLRRAISTAHLALDAADRLWIPVRRTWRLNERHYGALQGLDKAETKARYGEDQFMAWRRSYDTPPPPIEKGSTYSQDADPRYADIGGGPLTECLADVVVRFLPYFTDVIVPDLRSGKTVLIVAHGNSLRALVKHLDQVSDDEIAGLNIPTGIPLRYDLDADLRPVVPGGTYLDPEAAAAGAAAVASQGRG from the coding sequence ATGGGTGATACCGCCACGCTGGTACTGCTTCGCCATGGCGAAAGCGAATGGAACTCGCTGAACCTCTTCACCGGTTGGGTCGATGTCGGCCTCACCGAGAAGGGCCGGACCGAGGCCGTGCGCAGCGGTGAGTTGCTGACCGAGAGCAACCTGCTGCCCGACATCGTCTATACCTCGCTGCTGCGCCGGGCCATCTCGACCGCGCACCTGGCGCTGGACGCCGCCGACCGGCTCTGGATCCCGGTGCGGCGCACCTGGCGGCTCAACGAACGTCATTACGGGGCGCTGCAGGGGCTGGACAAGGCGGAGACGAAGGCCCGTTACGGTGAGGACCAGTTCATGGCCTGGCGGCGCAGCTACGACACGCCGCCCCCGCCCATCGAGAAGGGCAGCACCTACAGCCAGGACGCCGATCCCCGGTACGCCGACATCGGTGGCGGCCCGCTCACCGAGTGCCTGGCCGACGTGGTCGTGCGGTTCCTGCCGTATTTCACCGACGTCATCGTCCCGGACCTGCGCAGCGGCAAGACGGTGCTGATCGTGGCGCACGGCAACTCGCTGCGGGCCCTGGTCAAACACCTCGACCAGGTGTCCGACGACGAGATCGCCGGACTGAACATCCCGACCGGCATCCCGCTGCGCTACGACCTGGACGCTGACCTGCGGCCCGTGGTGCCCGGCGGCACCTATCTGGACCCGGAGGCGGCTGCCGCGGGCGCCGCCGCGGTTGCCAGCCAGGGGCGCGGCTGA
- a CDS encoding sensor histidine kinase has translation MTVFSALLLAGVLSALALAAGVLVGFRLSPRAVQRRQRVEWTGITVAQMLQRIVALMPLGAAVVDAHRDVVYLNDRAKELGLVRDRQLDDQAWQAAQQALTGVDVEFDLQPAKRSGGRAGLSVHGQARLLSEEDRRFAVVFAHDQSDYARMEATRRDFVANVSHELKTPVGAMALLAEALLASSDDSETVRRFAEKVLVEANRLGDMVAELIELSRLQGAERLPTVIEVDVDKVVGEAISRHKVGADNADIEVRTDAPSGLRVLGDETLLVTALANLVSNAIAYSPPGSPVSISRRRRGDNVEIAVTDRGIGIALEDQERVFERFFRGDKARSRATGGSGLGLAIVKHVAANHNGSIGVWSKPGTGSTFTLSIPAAMASDQDHDESEQTPGRDARPNRSQREEELSR, from the coding sequence GTGACTGTGTTCTCGGCGCTGTTGCTGGCCGGGGTTTTGTCCGCGCTGGCGCTGGCCGCAGGTGTACTGGTCGGTTTCCGGCTGTCACCGCGGGCGGTGCAGCGCCGCCAGCGGGTCGAGTGGACCGGGATCACCGTCGCGCAGATGCTGCAACGCATCGTGGCGCTGATGCCGCTGGGCGCGGCGGTGGTCGACGCCCACCGCGACGTCGTCTACCTCAATGACCGGGCCAAGGAGTTGGGCCTGGTGCGCGACCGCCAGCTCGACGACCAGGCCTGGCAGGCGGCGCAGCAGGCCCTGACCGGCGTCGACGTCGAATTCGACCTGCAGCCGGCGAAGCGGTCGGGCGGCCGGGCCGGGCTCTCGGTGCACGGGCAGGCCCGGTTGCTCAGCGAAGAAGATCGCCGGTTCGCCGTGGTCTTCGCCCACGACCAGTCCGACTACGCGCGGATGGAAGCGACCCGCCGCGATTTCGTGGCCAACGTCAGCCACGAGCTCAAGACCCCGGTCGGGGCCATGGCGCTGCTCGCCGAGGCCCTGCTGGCGTCGTCCGACGACTCCGAAACGGTGCGGCGGTTCGCCGAAAAAGTGCTCGTGGAAGCCAACCGGCTGGGCGACATGGTCGCCGAGCTGATCGAGCTGTCCCGGCTACAAGGTGCCGAACGTCTGCCCACGGTCATCGAGGTCGACGTCGATAAGGTTGTGGGCGAAGCGATTTCGCGTCACAAGGTGGGGGCCGACAACGCCGATATCGAGGTCCGCACTGACGCGCCCAGCGGCCTGCGGGTGCTGGGCGACGAGACTCTGCTGGTCACCGCCCTGGCCAACCTGGTGTCCAACGCCATCGCCTATTCGCCGCCAGGTTCGCCGGTGTCGATCAGCCGCCGCCGCCGCGGAGACAACGTCGAGATCGCGGTGACCGACCGCGGCATCGGGATCGCCCTGGAAGACCAGGAGCGGGTCTTCGAGCGGTTCTTCCGCGGGGACAAGGCGCGCTCACGCGCCACCGGTGGCAGCGGGCTGGGCCTGGCCATCGTCAAGCACGTCGCGGCCAACCACAACGGCAGCATCGGCGTGTGGAGCAAACCGGGAACCGGATCGACATTCACCCTTTCCATTCCGGCGGCGATGGCGTCTGATCAAGACCATGACGAATCCGAGCAAACACCGGGTCGCGACGCGCGGCCCAACCGCTCACAACGAGAGGAAGAACTAAGTCGATGA
- the regX gene encoding two-component sensory transduction protein RegX, which translates to MTSVLIVEDEESLADPLAFLLRKEGFEATVVTDGSAALAEFDRGGADIVLLDLMLPGMSGTDVCKQLRARSSVPVIMVTARDSEIDKVVGLELGADDYVTKPYSARELIARIRAVLRRGGDDDSEISDGVLESGPVRMDVERHVVSVNGDTITLPLKEFDLLEYLMRNSGRVLTRGQLIDRVWGADYVGDTKTLDVHVKRLRSKIEADPANPVHLVTVRGLGYKLEG; encoded by the coding sequence ATGACCAGTGTGCTGATCGTGGAGGACGAGGAGTCGCTGGCCGATCCGCTGGCCTTCCTGCTCCGCAAGGAGGGTTTCGAGGCCACCGTGGTGACCGACGGCTCGGCCGCGCTGGCCGAGTTTGACCGGGGTGGCGCCGACATCGTGCTGCTCGACCTGATGCTGCCCGGAATGTCCGGCACCGACGTCTGCAAGCAACTGCGCGCGCGTTCCAGCGTGCCCGTGATCATGGTCACCGCCCGGGACAGCGAGATCGACAAGGTCGTGGGCCTCGAACTCGGCGCCGACGACTACGTGACCAAGCCGTATTCGGCTCGCGAGTTGATCGCGCGGATCCGTGCGGTGTTGCGCCGCGGCGGTGACGACGATTCCGAGATCAGCGACGGCGTGCTCGAATCCGGCCCGGTCCGGATGGACGTGGAGCGCCACGTGGTTTCGGTCAATGGCGACACGATCACCTTGCCGCTCAAGGAGTTTGACCTCCTCGAGTACCTGATGCGCAACAGCGGGCGGGTGCTGACCCGCGGCCAGCTGATCGACCGGGTGTGGGGTGCCGACTACGTCGGCGACACCAAGACCCTCGACGTGCACGTCAAGCGCCTGCGGTCCAAGATCGAAGCCGACCCGGCCAACCCGGTGCACCTGGTGACGGTGCGAGGGCTGGGCTACAAGCTCGAAGGCTAG
- a CDS encoding TetR/AcrR family transcriptional regulator, translated as MTESQSKLRQRTSGRLDRSRDPAILNAALEILAEHGYDATNMNDIAARAGVGKAAIYRRWSSKTALITDALVYWRPDLLDDEPPDTGSLSGDLEAIVEHAARNDDGLISNELILRVALEAAQDPDLTSALDDLILFKGRRVMSAIFARAADRGEIPGDRDWLLVADVVVAMGLLRAVGGQAVDADFVRQVIDTLVLPAVTRPSGAAESDRR; from the coding sequence ATCACCGAATCCCAGTCAAAACTGCGCCAACGCACCAGCGGGCGCCTGGACCGGTCGCGTGATCCCGCAATCCTCAACGCGGCCTTGGAGATTCTCGCCGAACACGGCTACGACGCCACCAACATGAACGACATCGCCGCACGGGCCGGTGTCGGCAAAGCTGCCATCTACCGGCGTTGGTCGTCCAAGACGGCACTGATCACCGACGCGTTGGTCTATTGGCGACCGGATCTGTTGGACGACGAGCCGCCCGATACCGGCAGCCTATCGGGTGATCTGGAGGCCATCGTTGAGCACGCCGCCCGCAACGATGACGGCCTGATCTCCAATGAGCTGATCCTGCGCGTCGCGTTGGAAGCTGCTCAGGATCCCGATCTGACTTCTGCGCTCGACGATTTGATCCTCTTCAAAGGCCGCCGCGTGATGTCAGCCATTTTCGCCCGGGCTGCCGACCGCGGCGAGATACCCGGTGACCGTGACTGGTTACTTGTCGCCGATGTGGTCGTGGCGATGGGCCTGCTACGTGCCGTAGGTGGACAGGCCGTCGATGCCGATTTCGTCCGGCAGGTCATCGATACGCTTGTGCTGCCGGCGGTTACCCGCCCCTCCGGTGCCGCCGAGTCCGATCGCCGGTAA